One window of the Burkholderia ubonensis subsp. mesacidophila genome contains the following:
- the pcaC gene encoding 4-carboxymuconolactone decarboxylase: MDDQQRYEAGMTVRRAVLGDAHVDRSIENRTEVTEEFQNLITRYAWGEIWTRDGLPRHTRSLLTIAMMVALNRGEELALHLRAARNNGVTRDEIKEVLLQTAIYCGVPAANSAFHLADRIFKEQDGAA, translated from the coding sequence ATGGATGACCAGCAACGTTACGAAGCGGGGATGACGGTGCGCCGCGCGGTGCTCGGCGACGCGCACGTCGACCGTTCGATCGAGAACCGCACCGAAGTCACCGAAGAATTCCAGAACCTGATCACGCGCTATGCATGGGGCGAGATCTGGACGCGCGACGGGCTGCCGCGCCACACGCGCAGCCTGCTGACGATCGCGATGATGGTCGCGCTGAATCGCGGCGAGGAGCTCGCGCTGCATCTGCGCGCGGCGCGCAACAACGGCGTGACGCGCGACGAGATCAAGGAAGTGCTGCTGCAGACCGCGATCTACTGCGGCGTGCCGGCGGCGAACTCGGCGTTCCATCTCGCGGACCGGATCTTCAAGGAGCAGGATGGGGCCGCCTAG
- a CDS encoding 3-oxoacid CoA-transferase subunit A, whose product MVNKIFESLQSAVADVHDGATIMIGGFGTAGMPSELIDALIEQGARDLTIVNNNAGNGETGLAALLNAKRVRKIICSFPRQSDSQVFDALYRAGEIELELVPQGNLAERIRAAGAGIGGFFTPTGYGTTLAEGKETREIDGKLYVFEKPIHADFALVKAYKGDRWGNLVYRKTARNFGPIMASAAKVSIVQVSEVVPLGGLNPEHIVTPGIFVQRIVEVPQAAHAAELATERAASQAA is encoded by the coding sequence ATGGTCAACAAGATTTTCGAATCGCTTCAGTCGGCGGTCGCCGACGTTCACGACGGCGCGACGATCATGATCGGCGGCTTCGGCACGGCCGGCATGCCGTCCGAGCTGATCGACGCGCTGATCGAGCAGGGCGCGCGCGACCTGACGATCGTCAACAACAACGCGGGCAACGGCGAGACCGGTCTCGCCGCGCTGCTGAACGCGAAGCGGGTGCGCAAGATCATCTGCTCGTTCCCGCGCCAGAGCGACTCGCAGGTGTTCGACGCGCTGTACCGCGCGGGCGAGATCGAGCTCGAGCTGGTGCCGCAAGGCAACCTCGCCGAGCGCATCCGCGCGGCGGGCGCCGGCATCGGCGGGTTCTTCACGCCGACCGGCTACGGCACGACGCTCGCCGAAGGCAAGGAAACGCGCGAGATCGACGGCAAGCTCTATGTGTTCGAGAAGCCGATCCACGCCGATTTCGCGCTCGTGAAGGCGTACAAGGGCGACCGCTGGGGCAACCTCGTGTACCGCAAGACCGCGCGCAACTTCGGGCCGATCATGGCGAGCGCCGCGAAGGTGTCGATCGTGCAGGTGTCGGAAGTCGTGCCGCTCGGCGGGCTGAACCCGGAGCACATCGTGACGCCGGGCATTTTCGTGCAGCGCATCGTCGAAGTGCCCCAGGCCGCGCATGCGGCCGAGTTGGCCACCGAACGCGCCGCGTCCCAAGCCGCCTGA
- a CDS encoding 4-hydroxybenzoate 3-monooxygenase, with translation MRTQVAIIGAGPSGLLLSHLLRLQGVDSILVEARSREYCENRIRAGVLEQGTVDTLNAAGLGDRMRREGLEHHGIELLFGGQRHRIDLTGLTGGRAITVYSQHEVVRDLIAAGDAHGHAMHFEVVDVALHDVDGDKPFVTFKHADGRADRIDCDYVAGCDGFHGIARQTIPAERQRTFERVYPYAWLGILADAAPSLDELVYAHHERGFALFSMRSPAVTRLYLQCKPDENLDEWSDARIWDELHTRFSNDTGWTPAEGRITQRSVTPMRSFVSETMQYGRLFLAGDAAHIVPPTGAKGMNLAVADVRALARALGAHYRHGDAALLDAYSATCLDRIWRAEHFSYFMTNMLHPSTDDTPFVNRLKLAELKYVTRSRAAAQALAENYVGLPFDDETPGASRLDNALCATL, from the coding sequence ATGCGCACCCAAGTCGCGATCATCGGCGCCGGTCCGTCCGGCCTTCTGCTTTCCCATCTGCTGCGCCTGCAAGGCGTCGATTCCATCCTCGTCGAGGCGCGTTCGCGCGAATACTGCGAGAACCGGATTCGCGCCGGCGTGCTAGAGCAGGGCACGGTCGACACGCTGAACGCGGCCGGCCTCGGCGACCGGATGCGTCGCGAAGGGCTCGAGCATCACGGCATCGAGCTGCTGTTCGGCGGCCAGCGGCACCGCATCGACCTGACCGGGCTCACCGGCGGGCGCGCGATCACCGTCTACAGCCAGCACGAAGTGGTGCGCGACCTGATCGCGGCCGGCGATGCGCATGGGCACGCGATGCATTTCGAGGTCGTCGACGTCGCGCTGCACGACGTCGACGGCGACAAGCCGTTCGTCACCTTCAAGCACGCGGACGGCCGCGCGGACCGCATCGACTGCGACTACGTCGCCGGCTGCGACGGCTTTCACGGCATCGCGCGGCAGACCATTCCCGCCGAGCGGCAGCGCACGTTCGAGCGCGTCTACCCGTACGCGTGGCTCGGCATCCTCGCCGACGCGGCGCCATCGCTCGACGAACTCGTCTATGCGCACCACGAGCGCGGCTTCGCGCTGTTCTCGATGCGCTCGCCCGCCGTCACGCGCCTCTACCTGCAATGCAAGCCGGACGAGAACCTCGACGAATGGTCCGACGCGCGAATCTGGGACGAGCTGCACACGCGCTTCTCGAACGACACGGGCTGGACGCCGGCCGAGGGCCGGATCACGCAGAGGAGCGTGACGCCGATGCGCAGCTTCGTGTCGGAGACGATGCAGTACGGGCGCCTCTTCCTTGCCGGCGATGCCGCGCACATCGTGCCGCCGACCGGCGCGAAGGGGATGAACCTCGCGGTGGCCGACGTCCGCGCGCTGGCCCGTGCGCTCGGCGCGCACTACCGGCACGGCGACGCCGCGCTGCTCGACGCGTATTCGGCGACCTGCCTCGATCGCATCTGGCGCGCCGAGCATTTCTCATACTTCATGACGAACATGCTGCATCCGTCCACGGACGACACGCCGTTCGTCAACCGCCTGAAGCTCGCCGAACTCAAGTATGTGACGCGTTCCCGGGCCGCCGCGCAGGCGCTCGCGGAGAACTACGTCGGGCTGCCGTTCGACGACGAGACCCCTGGGGCATCCCGCCTTGACAACGCGCTGTGCGCGACTCTATGA
- a CDS encoding DUF1488 family protein gives MGHSAVTLNFPNPSRTYDASRHCVCFWGYDNSREITFLVDDAMLAKLNSDMGSGEPALLAAFDRNRDRILGLARDLYKGGPQNWYTIS, from the coding sequence ATGGGGCATAGTGCCGTGACACTCAACTTTCCTAATCCCAGTCGCACCTACGACGCTTCCAGACACTGTGTGTGCTTCTGGGGCTACGACAATTCTCGCGAGATTACCTTTCTGGTCGACGATGCGATGCTGGCGAAACTGAACTCCGACATGGGTTCTGGCGAGCCCGCCTTGCTTGCGGCCTTCGACCGCAATCGCGACCGGATTCTGGGACTTGCCAGAGACCTTTACAAGGGAGGTCCCCAGAACTGGTACACGATCTCGTGA
- a CDS encoding LysR family transcriptional regulator, which produces MDALDLNLIPYLVALDDTRNVSRAGDRLGVSQPRVSAALGRLREYFGDPLFVRTSRGMEPTPRALALLPAARDALAQIERGLVAPHDFDPAVSTHTFSIALSDVGEIVFLPKLLQALATRAPHANLRSVSLAHDEVGRGLEAGSLDLAVGYFPDLDGNNFFQQRLFTHRFVCLMRRGHPLEQARPFTVEQYLACGHAVVRAEGRSQEVLEKYLAKQRMHRRAVLETPHFMSLPFILSRTDLIATVPHAIGYAYAAEHAFITPVEPPLALPRFDLKQHWHRKFHNDPRTAWLRGVVASLFNDEQDEWPK; this is translated from the coding sequence ATGGATGCGCTCGATCTGAACCTGATTCCCTACCTCGTCGCGCTCGACGACACGCGCAACGTGAGCCGCGCCGGCGACCGGCTCGGCGTCAGCCAGCCGCGTGTGAGCGCGGCGCTCGGCCGCCTGCGCGAATACTTCGGCGATCCGCTGTTCGTGCGCACGTCGCGCGGGATGGAGCCGACGCCGCGCGCGCTGGCGCTCCTGCCCGCCGCGCGCGACGCGCTCGCGCAGATCGAGCGCGGCCTCGTCGCGCCGCACGACTTCGATCCGGCGGTCAGCACGCATACGTTCTCGATCGCGCTGTCGGACGTCGGCGAGATCGTGTTCCTGCCGAAGCTGCTGCAGGCGCTCGCGACGCGCGCGCCGCATGCGAACCTGCGCTCGGTGTCGCTCGCGCACGACGAAGTCGGGCGCGGTCTCGAAGCCGGCTCGCTCGATCTCGCGGTCGGCTACTTCCCCGATCTCGACGGCAACAACTTCTTCCAGCAGCGGCTCTTCACGCACCGCTTCGTGTGCCTGATGCGACGCGGCCATCCGCTCGAACAGGCGCGGCCGTTCACGGTCGAGCAGTACCTCGCGTGCGGGCATGCGGTGGTGCGCGCGGAAGGACGCAGCCAGGAAGTGCTCGAGAAATATCTCGCGAAACAGCGGATGCATCGGCGCGCGGTGCTCGAGACGCCGCACTTCATGAGCCTGCCGTTCATCCTGAGCCGCACCGACCTGATCGCGACGGTGCCGCACGCGATCGGCTACGCGTATGCGGCCGAGCACGCGTTCATCACGCCCGTCGAGCCGCCGCTCGCGTTGCCGCGCTTCGACCTGAAGCAGCACTGGCATCGCAAGTTTCACAACGATCCGCGCACGGCGTGGCTGCGCGGCGTCGTCGCGTCGCTGTTCAACGACGAGCAGGACGAGTGGCCGAAGTGA
- a CDS encoding MFS transporter has translation MNRAPVVNVQTFINEQPFGGFQWLIFLMCFVIVLLDGFDTAAIGFIAPSLLTEWHLTKPDLAPVLSAALFGLACGALVSGPLSDRLGRRALLLGSVFLFGAACLASAFSSGIEQLTVLRFVTGVGLGAAMPNAVTMMGEFCPDQRRATVINLMFCGFPLGAAFGGFLAAWMIPHFGWRSVLMLGGVTPLLLGVLLLVKMPESVRFMVANSRPVDHIRATLARISRDALNAGSFVMTETAPQTGGKGVGVVLSRSYVVGSVMLWLAYFMGLVIFYASINWMPILLKEAGLTPKSATLISALFPLGGVGAVLCGVLMDRFNANRVIAVCYALTAVSVYAIGQAVGNVGLLVLIVFVAGVLMNTAQSSMPALAAAFYPTEGRGTGVAWMLGVGRFGGIAGSFLVAELTRRHFTFAGVFATIAVAGVLSCVALLIKQTARPYEAAPSSGNAKPLGH, from the coding sequence ATGAATCGCGCCCCGGTCGTCAACGTACAGACCTTCATCAACGAGCAGCCGTTCGGCGGCTTCCAGTGGCTCATCTTCCTCATGTGTTTCGTGATCGTCCTGCTGGACGGTTTCGATACCGCCGCGATTGGCTTCATTGCGCCGTCGCTGCTGACCGAATGGCATCTGACCAAGCCCGATCTCGCGCCCGTGCTCAGCGCCGCGCTGTTCGGCCTCGCGTGCGGCGCGCTCGTGTCGGGCCCGCTGTCCGACCGCCTCGGGCGCCGCGCGCTGCTGCTCGGCTCGGTGTTCCTGTTCGGCGCGGCGTGTCTTGCCTCCGCGTTCTCGTCGGGCATCGAACAGCTGACGGTCCTGCGTTTCGTGACCGGCGTCGGCCTGGGCGCGGCGATGCCGAACGCCGTCACGATGATGGGCGAGTTCTGCCCCGACCAGCGCCGCGCGACCGTGATCAACCTGATGTTCTGCGGCTTTCCGCTCGGCGCCGCGTTCGGCGGCTTCCTCGCCGCGTGGATGATTCCGCATTTCGGCTGGCGCAGCGTGCTGATGCTGGGCGGCGTGACGCCGTTGCTGCTCGGCGTGCTGCTGCTCGTCAAGATGCCGGAGTCGGTGCGCTTCATGGTCGCGAACAGCCGGCCCGTCGACCACATCCGCGCGACGCTGGCGCGCATTTCGCGCGACGCGCTGAACGCCGGCTCGTTCGTGATGACGGAGACCGCGCCGCAGACGGGCGGCAAGGGCGTCGGCGTCGTGCTGTCGCGCTCGTATGTCGTCGGCTCCGTGATGCTGTGGCTGGCCTACTTCATGGGCCTCGTGATCTTCTACGCGTCGATCAACTGGATGCCGATCCTGCTGAAGGAGGCCGGCCTGACGCCGAAAAGCGCGACGCTGATCTCGGCGCTGTTCCCGCTCGGCGGCGTCGGCGCCGTGCTGTGCGGCGTGCTGATGGACCGCTTCAATGCGAACCGCGTGATTGCCGTGTGCTATGCGCTGACGGCCGTCAGCGTGTACGCGATCGGGCAGGCGGTCGGCAACGTCGGGCTGCTCGTGCTGATCGTGTTCGTCGCCGGCGTGCTGATGAACACCGCGCAATCGTCGATGCCCGCGCTGGCCGCGGCGTTCTATCCGACCGAGGGGCGCGGCACCGGCGTCGCGTGGATGCTCGGCGTCGGGCGCTTCGGCGGGATTGCCGGCTCGTTTCTCGTCGCCGAGCTGACGCGCCGCCACTTCACGTTCGCGGGCGTGTTCGCGACGATCGCCGTCGCCGGCGTGCTGTCCTGCGTCGCGCTGCTGATCAAGCAGACGGCGCGGCCGTATGAGGCCGCGCCGTCGTCGGGCAACGCGAAGCCGCTCGGCCACTGA
- a CDS encoding 3-carboxy-cis,cis-muconate cycloisomerase: MLEDSARLTSLICGTEPLNRIWSPRATIQRMLDVEAALARALAARQVIPAAAVAPIERACDAGQLDADALARDAALGGNLAIPLVKQLTARVKADDPEAAKFVHWGATSQDIIDTATVLQLRDTLDVLEPLLDTACASLAELARTHRATPAIGRTWLQQALPITLGLKFAQWLDALLRHRARFAELRARALVLQFGGAAGTLASLREHAQGVAAALADDLKLALPAVPWHTQRDRIAEAAACFGMLTGTLGKIARDVSLQMQTEVGELGEPAAAGKGGSSTMPHKRNPVGCAAVLTAAVRAPGLVATVFAGMVQEHERALGGWQAEWDALPDLARLTGGALAQIAQIVAGLDVNTERLAANLDLTRGLILGEAVMLALGDRIGRLDAHHLVEHASKEAVRTGATLFDVLAADPAVSAHLSRDALASLLDPAHYVGEAHAYVDAVLAACASANLQGEH; encoded by the coding sequence ATGCTCGAAGACAGCGCCCGCCTGACCTCCCTCATCTGCGGCACCGAGCCGCTCAACCGGATCTGGTCCCCCCGCGCGACGATCCAGCGCATGCTCGACGTCGAGGCGGCGCTCGCGCGCGCGCTCGCCGCGCGGCAGGTGATTCCCGCTGCCGCGGTCGCGCCGATCGAACGCGCGTGCGATGCCGGCCAGCTCGACGCCGACGCACTCGCGCGCGATGCCGCGCTCGGCGGCAACCTCGCGATTCCGCTCGTCAAGCAACTCACCGCGCGCGTGAAGGCCGACGACCCCGAAGCCGCGAAATTCGTGCACTGGGGCGCGACGAGCCAGGACATCATCGATACCGCGACGGTCCTGCAGCTGCGTGACACGCTCGACGTGCTCGAACCGCTGCTCGACACCGCCTGCGCGTCGCTTGCCGAGCTTGCACGCACGCATCGCGCGACGCCCGCGATCGGTCGCACGTGGCTGCAGCAGGCGCTGCCGATCACGCTCGGCCTGAAGTTCGCGCAATGGCTCGACGCGCTGCTGCGTCACCGCGCGCGTTTCGCGGAGCTGCGCGCGCGTGCGCTGGTGCTGCAGTTCGGCGGCGCGGCGGGCACGCTCGCGAGCCTGCGCGAGCACGCGCAGGGTGTCGCGGCCGCGCTCGCCGACGACCTGAAGCTCGCGCTGCCGGCGGTGCCGTGGCACACGCAGCGCGACCGCATCGCCGAAGCGGCCGCGTGCTTCGGCATGCTGACCGGCACGCTCGGCAAGATCGCGCGCGACGTGTCGCTGCAGATGCAGACCGAAGTCGGCGAGCTTGGCGAGCCGGCCGCGGCCGGCAAGGGCGGCTCGTCGACGATGCCGCACAAGCGCAATCCGGTCGGCTGCGCGGCGGTGCTGACGGCCGCGGTGCGCGCGCCGGGCCTCGTCGCGACGGTGTTCGCCGGCATGGTCCAGGAGCACGAGCGCGCGCTCGGCGGCTGGCAGGCCGAATGGGACGCGCTGCCCGACCTCGCGCGCCTGACGGGCGGCGCGCTCGCGCAGATCGCGCAGATCGTCGCGGGCCTCGACGTCAACACCGAACGCCTGGCCGCCAATCTCGACCTGACGCGCGGCCTGATCCTCGGCGAAGCGGTGATGCTCGCGCTCGGCGACCGGATCGGCCGGCTCGATGCGCACCATCTCGTCGAGCACGCGTCGAAGGAAGCGGTGCGCACCGGCGCGACGCTGTTCGACGTGCTCGCCGCCGATCCGGCCGTGTCCGCCCACCTGTCGCGCGACGCGCTCGCAAGCCTGCTCGATCCCGCCCATTACGTCGGCGAGGCGCACGCCTATGTCGATGCCGTGCTCGCCGCGTGCGCGAGCGCGAACCTTCAAGGAGAACACTGA
- the pcaD gene encoding 3-oxoadipate enol-lactonase, translating into MPFATVNGVQLHYRIDRAARDDAPWLVFSNSLGADLQMWAPQIRPLAQHFNILRYDTRGHGHSAAPAGSYTIDQLAGDVIGLLDHVGIVRAHFCGISMGGLTGAALAARFPSRIGRAVLANTSAKIGSPEVWTPRAQKARTEGMTALADAVLPRWFTAAFVEREPRLIDAIRDTFVHTDNDGYAANCDALNAADLRDEVKGIALPVLVVTGTHDLSTPPDQGRALAAAIPGAKHVEFDAAHISNIECTDGFNRALLDFLTA; encoded by the coding sequence ATGCCTTTCGCCACTGTCAACGGCGTGCAACTGCATTACCGGATCGATCGCGCCGCGCGCGACGACGCGCCGTGGCTCGTCTTCTCGAACTCGCTCGGCGCCGACCTGCAGATGTGGGCGCCGCAGATCCGCCCGCTCGCGCAGCACTTCAACATCCTGCGCTACGACACGCGCGGCCACGGCCATTCGGCCGCGCCGGCCGGCTCGTACACGATCGACCAGCTCGCGGGCGACGTGATCGGCCTGCTCGATCATGTCGGCATCGTGCGCGCGCATTTCTGCGGGATCTCGATGGGCGGCCTGACGGGCGCGGCGCTCGCCGCGCGCTTCCCGTCGCGGATCGGCCGCGCGGTGCTCGCGAACACGTCCGCGAAGATCGGTTCGCCGGAAGTGTGGACGCCGCGCGCGCAGAAGGCGCGCACCGAAGGAATGACCGCGCTCGCCGACGCCGTGCTGCCGCGCTGGTTCACGGCCGCGTTCGTCGAGCGCGAGCCGCGCCTGATCGACGCGATCCGCGACACGTTCGTGCATACCGACAACGACGGCTACGCGGCGAACTGCGACGCGCTGAACGCGGCCGACCTGCGCGACGAAGTGAAGGGCATCGCGCTCCCGGTGCTCGTCGTGACGGGCACGCATGACCTGTCGACGCCGCCCGACCAGGGCCGCGCGCTCGCGGCGGCGATTCCCGGCGCGAAGCACGTCGAATTCGACGCCGCGCACATCTCGAACATCGAATGCACCGACGGCTTCAACCGCGCGCTGCTCGATTTCCTGACTGCCTGA
- a CDS encoding SagB/ThcOx family dehydrogenase, whose protein sequence is MDRSKHALLDYHERSKHRLNFYAPGPGGLDWTTQPDPFRVFHGTPRVALPLAADTLATRYNALRCGTLPPAQGFDLSNLAILFELSLGLSAWKSYGAQRWALRCNPSSGNLHPTEGYLLCPALPGLSAGVYHYLSRDHALEQRAAVDEPQWTEAFSESGVLVGISSIHWREAWKYGMRAWRYCQQDCGHVIAAMSYAAAALGWQTRLMESAADDAVAGLLGVDRREDFKEAETEAPDLVLWIGNPDTRPDLESMLIALDRAQWHGRANQLSSGHVAWPDIDSIHRATHKTHTREPPSPPNPEQCSAPAMPTLDLSFARIARQRRSAVNFDGTTRISDAAFFSMLACLLTHPDTPPWNALTSPATVHAALLVHRVDGLEPGLYMLVRTPGALPDLKRSLRPEWLWQKIGPDHLPLYLLLPYDLRAAAKLICCHQDIGADSCFALGMIARFEIALKQPWRYRHLFWECGMLGQALYLEAEAAGVCATGIGCFFDDEMHALLGVKDHVWQSLYHFTVGGAVDDPRLSAFPPYEIQP, encoded by the coding sequence ATGGATCGGTCAAAGCATGCGCTGCTTGATTATCACGAACGCAGCAAGCACCGTCTCAACTTCTACGCTCCCGGCCCTGGGGGGCTCGACTGGACAACCCAGCCGGATCCGTTTCGGGTATTTCACGGCACACCGCGCGTTGCTCTGCCGTTAGCCGCGGACACCCTGGCCACGCGCTACAACGCGTTACGCTGCGGCACCCTGCCGCCCGCGCAGGGATTCGATCTATCCAATCTGGCGATCCTGTTCGAACTCTCGCTCGGCTTGTCGGCGTGGAAATCCTATGGCGCCCAGCGGTGGGCACTGCGCTGCAACCCTTCGAGCGGAAATCTGCATCCGACCGAGGGCTATCTTCTGTGTCCGGCTCTGCCCGGCTTGTCCGCAGGCGTCTACCACTACTTGAGCCGGGATCATGCGCTTGAACAGCGCGCTGCGGTGGACGAGCCGCAATGGACTGAGGCGTTTTCGGAAAGCGGCGTCCTGGTCGGCATAAGCTCGATCCACTGGCGCGAGGCGTGGAAATACGGCATGCGCGCCTGGCGCTACTGCCAGCAGGATTGCGGCCATGTCATCGCTGCGATGAGTTACGCAGCCGCAGCGCTCGGCTGGCAGACGCGGTTGATGGAGTCGGCTGCGGATGATGCAGTGGCCGGCTTGCTTGGCGTGGACCGCCGCGAAGATTTCAAGGAAGCCGAAACGGAGGCGCCGGATCTCGTGCTCTGGATTGGTAACCCTGACACGCGGCCAGATCTCGAGAGCATGCTGATCGCTTTGGACAGGGCACAGTGGCACGGCCGCGCCAATCAACTGAGTTCGGGACATGTGGCGTGGCCGGACATCGATTCGATTCATCGCGCCACACACAAGACCCATACTCGCGAACCACCCTCGCCACCGAATCCGGAGCAGTGTTCAGCGCCGGCGATGCCAACCCTCGATCTCAGCTTCGCCCGAATCGCCAGACAGCGTCGCAGCGCCGTGAATTTCGATGGCACAACGCGCATCAGCGACGCGGCTTTTTTCAGCATGCTGGCGTGCCTGCTGACACATCCCGACACGCCGCCGTGGAATGCGCTGACGTCTCCTGCCACAGTACACGCGGCGCTATTGGTGCACCGCGTCGACGGCCTGGAGCCGGGCCTGTATATGCTCGTAAGAACGCCGGGTGCACTGCCGGATCTCAAGCGATCTCTGCGTCCAGAATGGCTGTGGCAAAAGATCGGGCCGGACCATCTGCCGCTCTATCTTCTACTGCCTTACGATTTGCGCGCGGCGGCAAAGTTGATTTGCTGCCACCAGGATATCGGTGCTGATTCCTGCTTTGCGCTTGGAATGATCGCGAGATTCGAAATCGCGTTGAAGCAACCATGGCGTTATCGCCATCTGTTCTGGGAATGCGGCATGCTTGGCCAAGCGCTTTATCTCGAAGCAGAAGCCGCCGGCGTGTGCGCGACGGGGATTGGCTGTTTTTTCGATGATGAAATGCACGCATTGCTTGGAGTGAAGGATCATGTCTGGCAATCCCTGTATCACTTCACCGTCGGTGGCGCGGTGGACGATCCACGCCTGTCGGCGTTTCCGCCGTACGAAATTCAGCCCTGA
- a CDS encoding 3-oxoacid CoA-transferase subunit B → MKRLTRDEMAKRVAQDIPEGAYVNLGIGVPTLVGNHLDPSKEIFLHSENGLLGMGPAPAPGDEDDELINAGKQHVTLLTGGAYFHHADSFAMMRGGHLDYCVLGAFQVSATGDLANWHTGAPDAIPAVGGAMDLAIGAKQVFVMMEHLTKQGESKIVAQCSYPVTGIRCVSRIYTDLAVLDVTRDGLAVTEIFTDLSFDALQQLTGVPLIDATQKAAA, encoded by the coding sequence ATGAAACGACTGACCCGCGATGAAATGGCCAAGCGCGTCGCCCAGGACATCCCCGAAGGCGCGTACGTGAACCTCGGCATCGGCGTGCCGACGCTGGTGGGCAACCACCTCGACCCGAGCAAGGAAATCTTCCTGCACAGCGAGAACGGCCTGCTCGGCATGGGCCCGGCGCCCGCGCCCGGTGACGAAGACGACGAGCTGATCAACGCCGGCAAGCAGCACGTGACGCTGCTCACGGGCGGCGCGTATTTCCACCACGCCGATTCGTTCGCGATGATGCGCGGCGGCCATCTCGACTACTGCGTGCTCGGTGCGTTCCAGGTGTCCGCGACGGGCGACCTCGCGAACTGGCATACCGGCGCACCCGACGCGATTCCGGCCGTCGGCGGCGCGATGGACCTCGCGATCGGCGCGAAGCAGGTGTTCGTGATGATGGAGCACCTGACGAAGCAGGGCGAGAGCAAGATCGTCGCGCAATGCTCGTATCCGGTCACGGGCATCCGTTGCGTGAGCCGCATCTATACGGATCTCGCCGTGCTCGACGTGACGCGCGACGGCCTCGCGGTGACGGAGATCTTCACCGACCTGTCGTTCGACGCGCTGCAGCAGCTGACCGGCGTGCCGCTGATCGACGCGACGCAGAAGGCCGCGGCCTGA
- a CDS encoding LysE family translocator, producing the protein MEFLTLSALPAGMLFALVTSITPGPNNTMLLASGVNFGFRRTMPHLFGISIGVAILMLCVGFGLGEAFKRVPTLYTILEAASVAYLLYLAWRIGTSGEVSAHGGKARPMTFVEAAAFQWVNPKAWMMVLTAATTVRLSADYGMNAAWMAVVFILIGFPCICLWAAFGQGLRRFLSNPRALRMFNVTMAVLLILSLYPLVAHLLPH; encoded by the coding sequence ATGGAATTCCTCACCCTGAGCGCACTGCCCGCCGGCATGCTGTTCGCGCTCGTCACGTCGATCACGCCCGGCCCGAACAACACGATGCTGCTCGCGTCCGGCGTCAATTTCGGTTTCCGCCGCACGATGCCGCATCTGTTCGGCATCAGCATCGGCGTCGCGATCCTGATGCTGTGCGTCGGCTTCGGTCTCGGCGAGGCGTTCAAGCGCGTCCCGACGCTGTACACGATCCTCGAGGCCGCAAGCGTCGCGTACCTGCTGTATCTCGCATGGCGGATCGGCACGTCCGGCGAGGTCAGCGCGCACGGCGGCAAGGCGCGGCCGATGACGTTCGTCGAAGCCGCCGCGTTCCAATGGGTCAATCCGAAGGCATGGATGATGGTGCTGACCGCGGCCACGACGGTCCGGCTGTCCGCCGACTACGGCATGAACGCCGCGTGGATGGCCGTCGTGTTCATCCTGATCGGCTTTCCGTGCATCTGCCTGTGGGCGGCGTTCGGCCAGGGCCTGCGACGCTTCCTGTCGAACCCGCGCGCGCTGCGCATGTTCAACGTGACGATGGCCGTGCTGTTGATTCTGTCCCTGTATCCGCTCGTCGCGCACCTGCTGCCGCACTAA